A portion of the Musa acuminata AAA Group cultivar baxijiao chromosome BXJ1-1, Cavendish_Baxijiao_AAA, whole genome shotgun sequence genome contains these proteins:
- the LOC135593796 gene encoding BOI-related E3 ubiquitin-protein ligase 1-like: MATYARRTLVAKWRSHYQALLSAAATAARQRIKTKEAEVEQAARQSAELERLIARLRAETLTWQAKAVAAQTAVAGLQAQLQRATEVAAAAWEGEGESGSASLIDHEPAAQGSCRACRLRNAAVVVLPCRHLSLCADCAAAGAADSCPACGRISTGSLHVAFS, from the exons ATGGCTACCTACGCGCGCAG AACGTTGGTGGCGAAATGGCGATCGCACTACCAGGCTCTCCTGAGCGCCGCAGCAACTGCGGCACGGCAGAGGATCAAGACGAAGGAAGCAGAGGTGGAGCAGGCCGCAAGGCAGAGCGCCGAGCTCGAGAGGCTAATCGCCCGCCTGAGAGCCGAGACGCTTACCTGGCAAGCCAAAGCGGTGGCGGCCCAGACTGCGGTCGCGGGTCTACAGGCGCAGCTTCAGCGGGCCACGGAGGTGGCCGCGGCCGCCTGGGAGGGCGAGGGCGAGAGCGGCTCTGCCTCGTTGATCGACCATGAGCCGGCAGCCCAGGGGTCATGCCGCGCGTGCCGGCTGCGAAACGCGGCGGTTGTGGTGCTCCCGTGCCGCCACCTCTCCCTCTGCGCCGACTGCGCGGCCGCCGGTGCCGCTGATTCGTGCCCCGCTTGCGGGCGCATCAGCACCGGGAGCCTCCACGTTGCCTTCTCCTAA
- the LOC135641614 gene encoding uncharacterized protein LOC135641614 has protein sequence MDKEKEQGTLESQLIQKNTKWKHEFECHQSQVEKLEEKVMEVKIDMKCAEDDTKDLELLWRRVKTTATMLTYLKSKARIMAIPHLACVSCGIKHQEGIGLVDKHGLPLSEWSTDVDLSSHESSDEMSQLASNLKYGPFDANVGGYFSETLQSTRIVAEVMESLIKRAIRAETEAATEKEKVKLGLEENKRKTLQIQSMTLKVEEMEKFALGTNTLLNEMRQKVTDMVEETSRQRQRAAENEQELRRVKQDFDSLRSFVSSLISVRESLMSSERQFQTVEKLLDRLVAETTHLENEKVKKEAEVQKLIEENVRLRTLLDKKEAQLLAMNEQCKWMALNSPGI, from the exons ATGGATAAGGAGAAGGAACAGGGTACACTAGAGTCTCAACTCATTCAGAAAAACACCAAATGGAAGCATGAGTTTGAATGCCACCAATCTCAAGTTGAAAAATTGGAAGAGAAAGTTATGGAGGTAAAGATTGATATGAAATGTGCGGAAGATGATACCAAGGATTTAGAACTCCTCTGGCGTAGAGTCAAAACTACCGCAACAATGCTGACCTATCTGAAATCAAAAGCAAGAATTATGGCAATTCCACATTTAGCTTGTGTTTCATGTGGTATTAAGCATCAAGAGGGAATAGGACTTGTTGACAAGCATGGTCTACCATTGTCGGAGTGGTCTACAGATGTTGATCTTTCATCACATGAAAGTTCAGATGAGATGTCACAGTTGGCAAGTAATCTTAAATATGGTCCTTTTGATGCTAATGTTGGTGGATATTTTAGTGAAACACTTCAGTCAACTCGTATTGTGGCAGAAGTTATGGAATCTCTTATTAAGAGGGCTATCAGGGCAGAAACTGAAGCTGCTACCGAGAAAGAAAAAGTAAAGTTAGGTttagaagaaaacaaaagaaagactCTCCAAATTCAAAGCATGACACTAAAGGTCGAAGAGATGGAAAAGTTTGCACTGGGCACAAACACTCTGTTGAATGAAATGCGGCAGAAGGTCACAGATATGGTTGAAGAGACATCAAGACAACGACAAAGAGCTGCTGAGAATGAGCAGGAGCTTCGTCGTGTGAAGCAGGATTTTGACTCATTGAGGTCCTTCGTTAGCAGTCTTATCAGTGTCAGAGAATCGCTTATGTCATCAGAGAGACAATTTCAAACTGTTGAAAAGCTTCTTGACAG GCTGGTTGCTGAGACCACTCATCTTGAGAACGAGAAGGTTAAAAAAGAAGCTGAAGTTCAGAAGCTCATCGAGGAGAATGTGAGGCTAAGAACTTTGTTAGACAAGAAAGAGGCACAATTATTGGCCATGAATGAGCAGTGCAAGTGGATGGCACTCAACAGTCCTGGAATTTAA
- the LOC135641675 gene encoding uncharacterized protein LOC135641675, giving the protein MDSKTRKGRARPIRAVVGWVRRRSPKVKASLSVIAGMAALVFLRFIVHDHDKLFVVAEAAHALGISVLIYKLVKERTCAGLSLKTQYLTALFLAVRLYCSFVMEYDIHTVLDCATLATTLWVIYMIRFRLKSTYMKEKDNFAIYYVVLPCAILAFAVHPSTTHNVIDRISWAFCVYLEAVSVLPQLRLMQNTKIVEPFTAHYVFALGVSRFLTCAHWVLQVLDTRGRLLTALGRGLWPPMVLLAEIVQTFILADFCYYYVKSVVGGQLVLRLPSGAV; this is encoded by the exons atggaCAGCAAGACGAGGAAGGGACGGGCGCGGCCGATTAGGGCGGTGGTGGGATGGGTGAGGCGGCGGTCGCCCAAGGTGAAGGCCTCTCTCTCCGTCATCGCCGGCATGGCGGCGCTCGTCTTCCTTCGCTTCATCGTCCACGACCACGACAAGCTCTTCGTCGTCGCCGAGGCCGCGCACGCCCTCGGCATCTCCGTCCTCATCTATAAGCTCGTCAAGGAGCGGACTTGCGCCG GACTTTCGCTTAAGACTCAATATTTGACAGCTTTGTTTTTAGCTGTCAGACTGTACTGCAGCTTTGTCATGGAATATGACATACACACAGTGCTAGATTGCGCTACTCTTGCAACTACTCTTTGGGTTATCTACATGATTCGGTTTAGATTAAAGTCAACTTACATGAAAGAGAAGGACAACTTTGCAATTTATTATGTG GTTTTGCCTTGTGCTATATTGGCCTTTGCAGTTCACCCTTCAACAACACATAATGTTATCGATAGGATTTCTTGGGCCTTTTGCGTTTATCTGGAAGCTGTTTCTGTGCTGCCACAATTACGTCTGATGCAAAACACAAAG ATTGTTGAGCCATTCACCGCTCACTATGTATTTGCATTGGGggtttcaagatttctgacctgtgcACACTGGGTCCTTCAG GTCTTGGATACTCGTGGACGTTTATTGACTGCATTGGGACGTGGGTTGTGGCCGCCAATGGTCCTTCTGGCTGAAATTGTTCAAACTTTTATCCTGGCagatttttgttattattatgtgAAGAG TGTTGTTGGTGGACAACTGGTGCTAAGGCTTCCTTCTGGTGCAGTGTGA
- the LOC103984188 gene encoding uncharacterized protein LOC103984188 isoform X4 produces MWPLGEPPTDKELEVARILCDLEELILEDEFRRSNLSLVAGTSSWGTTKPRTLPPTLPSLPYNVPHPSPPTAYEGGGDGCGGPRSASPVTPLLFSGGNGDKDEAGPSAVATSGHSRHIVEDGAGSSAALPSLPGNRPEHNDGVATSGQGRHTVVDDVGPSVAPPSVLGNRSEHDDALATSRQETHTVDGDAGSSAPPPSVPRNRSENNDAGPRGAAPLPRGKQFKNPKRWCKEAAAAPAPAPAPDHHINLDLELRLCQPSPPALVRHPTLASVRPPEETSEALLWGWELQLQIQSEDRKEASRLARKRRMEIQREKKMQKKAKRSD; encoded by the exons ATGTGGCCGCTGGGGGAGCCGCCGACCGATAAGGAACTCGAGGTGGCTCGCATTCTGTGCGATCTCGAGGAACTCATCCTCGAGGACGAATTCCGCCGCAGCAACTTATCCCTCGTCGCCGGTACGTCTAGCTGGGGCACCACGAAGCCCCGCACTCTTCctcctactcttccaagtctaccTTATAATGTTCCTCACCCTTCGCCTCCGACGGCCTACGAGGGGGGAGGAGACGGCTGCGGGGGCCCGCGCTCCGCCAGCCCCGTGACTCCATTATTGTTTTCTGGTGGCAACGGTGACAAAGACGAAGCCGGGCCGAGCGCGGTGGCGACCTCGGGTCACAGCAGGCATATTGTGGAAGACGGCGCCGGGTCGAGCGCGGCACTCCCCTCACTTCCGGGGAATCGTCCTGAGCACAACGACGGCGTGGCGACCTCGGGTCAGGGGAGGCATACTGTGGTCGACGACGTCGGTCCGAGCGTGGCGCCGCCCTCGGTTCTGGGGAATCGTTCCGAGCACGACGACGCGTTAGCGACCTCGCGACAGGAGACGCACACTGTGGACGGCGACGCCGGGTCGAGCGCGCCGCCGCCCTCGGTCCCTCGGAACCGTTCCGAGAACAACGACGCCGGGCCGAGAGGCGCGGCTCCCTTGCCTCGGGGGAAGCAGTTCAAGAACCCCAAGCGGTGGTGCAAGGAG GCGGCggctgctcctgctcctgctcctgctcctgatCATCACATTAACCTGGACCTGGAGCTCCGCCTCTGCCAGCCATCACCACCGGCACTCGTCCGCCATCCGACGCTCGCCAGCGTCCGACCGCCGGAAGAGACGTCCGAGGCGTTGCTGTGGGGATGGGAGCTGCAATTGCAGATACAAAGCGAGGACAGGAAGGAGGCGTCGAGGTTGGCGAGGAAGCGGAGGATGGAGatacagagggagaagaagatgcagaagaaagcAAAGCGATCCGACTGA
- the LOC103984188 gene encoding uncharacterized protein LOC103984188 isoform X1 has product MHSRSRVRPCPLDRPLLISARQREREMWPLGEPPTDKELEVARILCDLEELILEDEFRRSNLSLVAGTSSWGTTKPRTLPPTLPSLPYNVPHPSPPTAYEGGGDGCGGPRSASPVTPLLFSGGNGDKDEAGPSAVATSGHSRHIVEDGAGSSAALPSLPGNRPEHNDGVATSGQGRHTVVDDVGPSVAPPSVLGNRSEHDDALATSRQETHTVDGDAGSSAPPPSVPRNRSENNDAGPRGAAPLPRGKQFKNPKRWCKEAAAAPAPAPAPDHHINLDLELRLCQPSPPALVRHPTLASVRPPEETSEALLWGWELQLQIQSEDRKEASRLARKRRMEIQREKKMQKKAKRSD; this is encoded by the exons atgcACAGTCGATCCAGAGTTCGCCCGTGCCCTCTCGATCGCCCTCTTCTCATCTCCGCCAGACAGAGAGAACGAGAGATGTGGCCGCTGGGGGAGCCGCCGACCGATAAGGAACTCGAGGTGGCTCGCATTCTGTGCGATCTCGAGGAACTCATCCTCGAGGACGAATTCCGCCGCAGCAACTTATCCCTCGTCGCCGGTACGTCTAGCTGGGGCACCACGAAGCCCCGCACTCTTCctcctactcttccaagtctaccTTATAATGTTCCTCACCCTTCGCCTCCGACGGCCTACGAGGGGGGAGGAGACGGCTGCGGGGGCCCGCGCTCCGCCAGCCCCGTGACTCCATTATTGTTTTCTGGTGGCAACGGTGACAAAGACGAAGCCGGGCCGAGCGCGGTGGCGACCTCGGGTCACAGCAGGCATATTGTGGAAGACGGCGCCGGGTCGAGCGCGGCACTCCCCTCACTTCCGGGGAATCGTCCTGAGCACAACGACGGCGTGGCGACCTCGGGTCAGGGGAGGCATACTGTGGTCGACGACGTCGGTCCGAGCGTGGCGCCGCCCTCGGTTCTGGGGAATCGTTCCGAGCACGACGACGCGTTAGCGACCTCGCGACAGGAGACGCACACTGTGGACGGCGACGCCGGGTCGAGCGCGCCGCCGCCCTCGGTCCCTCGGAACCGTTCCGAGAACAACGACGCCGGGCCGAGAGGCGCGGCTCCCTTGCCTCGGGGGAAGCAGTTCAAGAACCCCAAGCGGTGGTGCAAGGAG GCGGCggctgctcctgctcctgctcctgctcctgatCATCACATTAACCTGGACCTGGAGCTCCGCCTCTGCCAGCCATCACCACCGGCACTCGTCCGCCATCCGACGCTCGCCAGCGTCCGACCGCCGGAAGAGACGTCCGAGGCGTTGCTGTGGGGATGGGAGCTGCAATTGCAGATACAAAGCGAGGACAGGAAGGAGGCGTCGAGGTTGGCGAGGAAGCGGAGGATGGAGatacagagggagaagaagatgcagaagaaagcAAAGCGATCCGACTGA